Proteins encoded in a region of the Streptomyces sp. NBC_01298 genome:
- a CDS encoding PadR family transcriptional regulator → MSIRHGLLALLERGPRYGSQLRTEFESRTGSTWPLNVGQVYTTLARLERDGLVAPGGEDTAGHTLYAITETGRHELHAWYERPVDRANPPRDELAIKLAMAVGAPGVDIRAVIQSQRHATVQAMQDYTRLKAQALAAIESGRSGERDDIAWLLVLEQLIFQTEAEARWLDHCESRLVRLSARGERAPAEAEPPEAATDPTTPTTTDRSLSRTARTRRV, encoded by the coding sequence ATGTCGATCCGCCACGGCCTTCTCGCCCTACTGGAACGGGGCCCCAGGTACGGCTCTCAGCTCCGCACCGAATTCGAGTCCCGCACCGGTTCCACCTGGCCCCTCAACGTCGGGCAGGTGTACACGACGCTCGCCCGCCTGGAGCGTGACGGCCTCGTCGCCCCCGGCGGCGAGGACACCGCCGGGCACACCCTGTACGCCATCACCGAGACCGGGCGCCACGAACTGCACGCGTGGTACGAGCGTCCCGTCGACCGGGCCAACCCGCCCCGCGACGAGCTCGCCATCAAGCTCGCCATGGCCGTCGGCGCACCCGGCGTGGACATCCGTGCCGTCATCCAGTCCCAGCGGCACGCCACCGTCCAGGCCATGCAGGACTACACCCGGCTCAAGGCGCAGGCGCTCGCCGCCATCGAGAGCGGGCGCTCCGGCGAGCGTGACGACATCGCCTGGCTGCTGGTCCTGGAACAGCTGATCTTCCAGACCGAGGCCGAGGCCCGCTGGCTCGACCACTGCGAGTCCCGGCTCGTACGGCTGTCCGCGCGCGGGGAGCGCGCGCCGGCCGAGGCCGAGCCGCCCGAGGCCGCCACCGACCCGACCACACCCACGACCACCGACCGGTCTCTTTCCCGTACCGCCCGTACGCGGCGGGTCTGA
- a CDS encoding bacterial proteasome activator family protein codes for MEMPRSERSQDSPPPGLIVGQDGMPVGGADDESREVPVTEMVEQPAKVMRIGSMIKQLLEEVRAAPLDEASRVRLKDIHAASVKELEDGLAPELVEELERLSLPFTEEAIPSEAELRIAQAQLVGWLEGLFHGIQTALFAQQMAARAQLEQMRRALPPGSSHEDDEDGPHGAIRSGPYL; via the coding sequence ATGGAGATGCCGAGGAGTGAACGGTCGCAGGACAGCCCCCCGCCCGGCCTGATCGTGGGGCAGGACGGGATGCCGGTCGGCGGCGCCGATGACGAGTCGCGCGAGGTCCCGGTGACGGAGATGGTCGAACAGCCCGCCAAGGTCATGCGGATCGGCAGCATGATCAAGCAACTCCTGGAAGAGGTACGCGCCGCACCTCTGGACGAGGCCAGCCGGGTCCGTCTGAAGGACATCCACGCGGCGTCCGTGAAGGAGCTGGAAGACGGCCTGGCTCCCGAGCTGGTCGAGGAACTGGAGCGCCTGTCCCTCCCCTTCACGGAGGAGGCGATCCCCTCCGAAGCGGAACTGCGCATCGCCCAGGCCCAGTTGGTGGGCTGGCTGGAAGGCCTGTTCCACGGCATCCAGACGGCCCTGTTCGCGCAGCAGATGGCGGCGCGGGCCCAGCTGGAACAGATGCGCCGCGCCCTCCCGCCGGGCTCCTCCCACGAGGACGACGAGGACGGCCCCCACGGCGCCATCCGCTCGGGCCCGTACCTCTAA
- a CDS encoding ABC transporter permease yields the protein MISTYHSWIAAIRIARRDAWRSKGRSALVLAMIALPIVGVSAVDVTIRSSELSTEQHLDRVLGAADAKLTSSHMNAPLYQSPDAQNYAPVGGYEKYNESSGGMDKPAAEPELPAAMQSVKDSKTYAKVRSRYGILDAELREVDLASPLVKGLWTLERGRLPKAPGEILATGAFLKESGYFLGSSVTPRESTASYKIVGVYEMPDDLHNSQLLALPGTLLAPLDRDRKAAGGTGLDPQDVYLVKVGGEGFTWNMVKETNAKLHLLVESRVVLLDPPADSEVPLYTQQPKDLWQPGATLGATELAIVSTVVGLAMLEICLLAGPAFAVGARRSRRQLGLVGANGGDRRHIRAIVLSGGLVIGAAAAVIGTAVGIALTIALRPVLEDTIGNRFGSFDVRPLELLGIGLLAVLTGLLAAIVPAVNASRQTVLASLTGRRGVRRANRVLPVLGLIAIAGGAAIALFGSVSEMGSTVVAGGSAIAELGVVALTPTLVGLFGRAGRWLPLSPRLALRDAVRNRGRTAPAVAAVLAAVAGTVAVATYQHSREIQARHEYVAQLPYGSGLIESNEFTAYRDVPAVRETLSKELPLAVRADVDRLVVGKPGCSPYGDDAECGQAEIIIPKDQRCPLYSAPNGSESFSVAERKKLMADWRCQHDRFGVQYSLVVADQKLMSVLGVEDPGAAAALKAGKAVSFKKQQVRDGKVTVRLVKGRGETPPGSAPDEPPPGKDKVFAAYQVPDSVKGYGVELVLPPAAAKSAGIATVPFGSYFTLDGDASSEQRQRLEGALDKLGVDTSVRIEKGYEGDDSLVMLVLTVFAGLVTIGAAGIATGLAQADAEGDLKTLAAVGAPPRVRRTLSGFQCGVVALMGVILGSAAGLLPAVGLRLTERRAAADMVRSGIEGGYELATESLPYIPIAVPWTTLGGLLIVVPVGAALLAALVTRSSGALARREA from the coding sequence GTGATCTCCACGTACCACTCCTGGATCGCGGCGATCCGGATAGCCCGCCGCGACGCCTGGCGCTCCAAGGGCCGCAGCGCCCTCGTCCTGGCCATGATCGCCCTGCCGATCGTCGGCGTGAGCGCCGTAGACGTCACCATCCGCAGCTCGGAACTCTCCACCGAGCAGCACCTCGACCGGGTGCTCGGCGCCGCCGACGCCAAGCTGACCTCGTCCCACATGAACGCGCCCCTCTACCAGAGCCCCGACGCGCAGAACTACGCCCCGGTCGGCGGCTACGAGAAGTACAACGAGAGCTCCGGCGGCATGGACAAGCCCGCCGCCGAGCCCGAGCTCCCGGCCGCAATGCAGTCCGTCAAGGACAGCAAGACCTATGCCAAGGTCCGCAGCCGGTACGGCATCCTGGACGCCGAGCTCCGCGAGGTGGACCTGGCGAGCCCGCTGGTGAAGGGTCTGTGGACGCTGGAGCGCGGCCGGCTGCCGAAGGCTCCCGGCGAGATCCTCGCCACCGGCGCCTTCCTGAAGGAGTCCGGGTACTTCCTCGGCTCCAGCGTGACCCCGCGCGAGTCGACCGCCTCGTACAAGATCGTCGGCGTCTACGAGATGCCCGACGACCTGCACAACTCGCAGCTCCTGGCCCTGCCGGGGACCCTGCTCGCCCCCCTCGACCGGGACCGCAAGGCCGCCGGCGGCACCGGCCTGGACCCCCAGGACGTGTACCTGGTGAAGGTCGGCGGCGAAGGTTTCACGTGGAACATGGTCAAGGAGACCAACGCCAAGCTGCACCTCCTCGTCGAGTCGCGCGTCGTGCTCCTCGACCCGCCGGCCGACTCCGAGGTGCCGCTCTACACGCAGCAGCCCAAGGACCTGTGGCAGCCCGGCGCCACCCTCGGAGCCACCGAACTGGCCATCGTCTCCACCGTCGTGGGCCTGGCCATGCTGGAGATCTGCCTGCTGGCCGGACCCGCCTTCGCGGTCGGCGCCCGGCGCTCGCGCCGCCAGCTCGGCCTGGTCGGCGCCAACGGCGGTGACCGGCGGCACATCCGGGCCATCGTCCTCTCCGGCGGCCTCGTCATCGGCGCCGCGGCGGCCGTCATCGGCACCGCCGTCGGCATCGCCCTCACCATCGCGCTCCGCCCGGTGCTGGAGGACACGATCGGCAACCGGTTCGGCAGCTTCGACGTCCGCCCGCTGGAGCTCCTCGGCATCGGCCTGCTCGCCGTCCTGACCGGCCTGCTGGCCGCGATCGTCCCGGCCGTCAACGCCTCCCGGCAGACCGTACTGGCCTCCCTCACCGGCCGCCGCGGCGTGCGCCGGGCCAACCGGGTGCTGCCCGTCCTCGGCCTGATCGCCATCGCGGGCGGGGCCGCCATCGCCCTGTTCGGCTCCGTCTCCGAGATGGGCTCCACCGTCGTCGCGGGCGGCAGCGCCATCGCCGAGCTAGGCGTCGTCGCCCTCACCCCCACCCTGGTCGGCCTGTTCGGCCGGGCCGGCCGGTGGCTGCCGCTGTCGCCCCGCCTCGCGCTGCGCGACGCCGTCCGCAACCGGGGGCGCACCGCCCCCGCCGTGGCCGCCGTGCTGGCCGCCGTCGCCGGCACCGTCGCCGTGGCCACGTACCAGCACAGCAGGGAGATCCAGGCACGGCACGAGTACGTCGCCCAGCTCCCGTACGGCTCCGGCCTGATCGAGAGCAACGAGTTCACCGCCTACCGGGACGTGCCCGCGGTGCGCGAGACCCTCTCCAAGGAACTCCCGCTGGCCGTACGGGCCGACGTGGACCGTCTCGTCGTCGGCAAGCCGGGCTGCTCCCCGTACGGGGACGACGCGGAGTGCGGACAGGCCGAGATCATCATCCCGAAGGACCAGCGCTGCCCCCTTTACTCGGCCCCGAACGGATCGGAGTCCTTCTCCGTGGCCGAGCGGAAGAAGCTGATGGCCGACTGGCGGTGTCAGCACGACCGCTTCGGCGTCCAGTACTCCCTGGTCGTCGCCGACCAGAAGCTGATGTCGGTCCTGGGGGTCGAGGACCCGGGCGCCGCGGCCGCGCTGAAGGCGGGCAAGGCCGTCTCCTTCAAGAAGCAGCAGGTGCGCGACGGCAAGGTCACCGTGCGGCTGGTCAAGGGCCGCGGCGAGACCCCTCCCGGCTCCGCACCCGATGAGCCGCCGCCGGGCAAGGACAAGGTCTTCGCCGCGTACCAGGTCCCCGACTCGGTGAAGGGCTACGGCGTGGAGCTGGTGCTGCCGCCCGCGGCGGCGAAGAGCGCCGGCATCGCCACCGTCCCCTTCGGCTCGTACTTCACCCTCGACGGGGACGCGAGCTCCGAGCAGCGCCAGCGGCTCGAGGGGGCCCTCGACAAGCTGGGCGTGGACACCAGCGTCCGGATCGAGAAGGGCTACGAGGGCGACGACAGCCTGGTCATGCTCGTCCTGACCGTCTTCGCGGGCCTGGTCACCATCGGCGCGGCCGGTATCGCGACCGGCCTGGCCCAGGCGGACGCCGAGGGCGACCTGAAGACCCTGGCGGCGGTCGGCGCACCGCCGCGGGTGCGGCGCACGCTCAGCGGCTTCCAGTGCGGGGTGGTCGCCCTGATGGGCGTGATCCTCGGCTCGGCCGCCGGCCTCCTGCCCGCGGTCGGGCTCCGGCTCACCGAACGGCGGGCCGCGGCCGACATGGTCCGGTCCGGCATCGAGGGCGGGTACGAGCTGGCCACCGAGTCCCTCCCGTACATCCCGATCGCGGTGCCGTGGACCACGCTGGGCGGCCTGCTGATCGTCGTCCCGGTGGGCGCGGCGCTGCTGGCGGCCCTGGTCACCCGTTCGAGCGGAGCGCTGGCCCGCCGCGAGGCCTGA
- a CDS encoding molybdopterin molybdotransferase MoeA, with protein MTANPAADPAAADADRDLDQALALVSRAPRADPRADPRADTAGGPAPAPGGHRAASWLRARETATRAGSAVRGRTHRVPLAAALGEVLAAPLDALGDLPSFDTSAMDGWAVAGPGPWTIRPGESALAGSERPAPLADGEAVRIATGARIPADTSAVIRSEHSREAGTLLYAERPVVTGQDIRPRGQECRTGDLLLPPGSLVTPAVLGLAAAAGYDELTTRPRPRVEILVLGDELLTEGPPHDGLIRDALSPMLGPWLTRLGAEVVSVRRLGDDPQGAEALLAAVTGSTADVLITTGGTASGPVDHVHPVLAKAGAELLVDGVAVRPGHPMLLARIGGGTPGQDPVRHLVGLPGNPLAAVSGLLTLAEPLLRALAGRRPRPRYVVPVEGDVPGHPHDTRLVPVLLTEDHAVPLRYNGPAMLRGVAAADALAVVPPNGARSGQELEILDLPWASGGCFT; from the coding sequence ATGACCGCCAACCCCGCCGCCGACCCCGCCGCCGCGGACGCCGACCGCGACCTCGACCAGGCCCTCGCCCTGGTCAGCCGCGCCCCGCGTGCCGACCCACGCGCCGACCCGCGCGCCGACACCGCCGGAGGCCCCGCCCCCGCCCCCGGCGGCCACCGCGCCGCGTCCTGGCTCCGCGCCCGGGAGACCGCCACCCGCGCCGGTTCGGCCGTCCGCGGCCGCACCCACCGGGTCCCCCTGGCGGCCGCCCTCGGCGAGGTGCTGGCCGCGCCCCTCGACGCCCTGGGCGACCTGCCGTCCTTCGACACCTCCGCGATGGACGGCTGGGCCGTCGCCGGGCCCGGCCCCTGGACGATCCGCCCCGGCGAGAGCGCCCTGGCCGGGAGCGAGCGCCCCGCACCCCTCGCGGACGGCGAAGCCGTACGGATCGCCACCGGCGCCCGGATCCCCGCGGACACCAGCGCCGTGATCCGCAGCGAGCACTCCCGCGAGGCCGGCACCCTGCTGTACGCCGAGCGGCCCGTCGTCACCGGACAGGACATCCGCCCGCGCGGCCAGGAGTGCCGCACCGGCGACCTGCTGCTGCCCCCCGGGTCCCTGGTCACCCCGGCCGTCCTCGGCCTCGCGGCGGCCGCCGGGTACGACGAGCTCACCACCCGGCCCCGGCCGCGCGTGGAGATCCTCGTCCTCGGCGACGAACTGCTCACCGAAGGCCCCCCGCACGACGGCCTCATCCGTGACGCCCTGAGCCCCATGCTGGGCCCCTGGCTGACCCGGCTCGGCGCCGAGGTCGTCTCCGTCCGACGGCTCGGCGACGACCCGCAGGGCGCCGAAGCGCTGCTGGCGGCCGTCACCGGCTCCACCGCCGACGTGCTCATCACCACCGGCGGCACCGCCTCCGGCCCCGTCGACCACGTCCACCCCGTGCTCGCCAAGGCAGGCGCCGAGCTGCTCGTCGACGGGGTGGCCGTACGCCCCGGGCACCCGATGCTGCTGGCCCGCATCGGCGGCGGGACCCCCGGCCAGGACCCGGTCCGCCACCTGGTGGGGCTGCCCGGCAACCCGCTGGCCGCCGTCTCCGGGCTGCTCACCCTCGCCGAACCGCTGCTGCGCGCCCTCGCCGGGCGGCGCCCGCGCCCCCGCTACGTGGTCCCGGTGGAGGGCGACGTCCCCGGTCACCCGCACGACACCCGGCTCGTACCGGTCCTGCTGACCGAGGACCACGCCGTACCGCTGCGCTACAACGGGCCGGCGATGCTCCGCGGGGTGGCCGCCGCCGACGCGCTGGCCGTCGTACCCCCGAACGGGGCACGGTCCGGGCAGGAGCTGGAGATCCTCGATCTCCCCTGGGCTTCGGGGGGATGTTTCACGTGA
- a CDS encoding pyridoxamine 5'-phosphate oxidase family protein: protein MSPEELHAIELLRRVPYGRAATSMRALPFLAVARHIVVNGKVVLRMHAGFGYHHACNGSVVSYGADNFNSGESQLWSVQFTGTANLVEPTTAELELFGPGPHFVDGAVFDPVYMRIEPHLVTVHTLAGNLDRQYQHAL, encoded by the coding sequence ATGTCCCCAGAGGAACTCCACGCCATCGAACTGCTGCGCCGCGTGCCGTACGGCCGAGCCGCCACCAGCATGCGCGCGCTGCCCTTCCTCGCCGTCGCGCGCCACATCGTGGTGAACGGCAAGGTCGTCCTGAGAATGCACGCCGGTTTCGGATATCACCACGCCTGCAACGGCAGCGTGGTCTCGTACGGAGCCGACAACTTCAATTCCGGCGAGTCCCAGCTGTGGTCGGTGCAGTTCACCGGCACCGCGAACCTCGTCGAACCCACCACCGCCGAACTGGAACTGTTCGGACCCGGTCCGCACTTCGTGGACGGCGCGGTCTTCGACCCCGTCTACATGCGGATCGAGCCGCACCTGGTCACCGTCCACACCCTCGCGGGCAACCTGGACCGGCAGTACCAGCACGCGCTCTGA
- a CDS encoding ABC transporter ATP-binding protein, whose product MPDQPVLQLDQLVRTHGSGATEVHALRGINLSVYPGELVAVMGPSGSGKSTLLTLAGGLDTPSGGRVIVEGTDITTAGRKQLAALRRRSIGYVFQDYNLIPALTAAENVSLPLELDGVSARKARVSALAALEEMNLGQLADRFPDEMSGGQQQRVAIARALVGDRRLVLADEPTGALDSETGESVLALLRSRCDAGAAGILVTHEPRFAAWADRVVFLRDGSVVDETLRSQADSLLSGQAAAQ is encoded by the coding sequence ATGCCCGACCAGCCCGTATTGCAGCTGGACCAGCTCGTCCGCACCCACGGCAGCGGCGCCACCGAGGTGCACGCCCTGCGCGGGATCAACCTCTCCGTGTACCCCGGCGAACTCGTCGCCGTCATGGGCCCCTCCGGGTCCGGCAAGTCCACGCTGCTGACCCTCGCCGGCGGACTCGACACCCCGAGCGGCGGCAGGGTGATCGTCGAAGGCACCGACATCACCACCGCCGGCCGCAAGCAGCTGGCCGCCCTGCGCCGCCGCAGCATCGGGTACGTCTTCCAGGACTACAACCTGATCCCGGCGCTCACCGCCGCCGAGAACGTCTCCCTGCCGCTCGAACTCGACGGCGTCTCCGCCCGCAAGGCCCGCGTCTCGGCGCTCGCGGCCCTGGAGGAGATGAACCTCGGACAGCTCGCCGACCGCTTCCCCGACGAGATGTCCGGCGGCCAGCAGCAGCGCGTGGCCATCGCCCGCGCGCTGGTCGGAGACCGCCGCCTGGTCCTCGCCGACGAGCCGACCGGCGCCCTGGACTCCGAGACCGGTGAGTCCGTGCTCGCCCTGCTGCGCTCGCGCTGCGACGCCGGCGCGGCCGGGATCCTGGTCACCCACGAGCCGCGCTTCGCCGCGTGGGCCGACCGCGTGGTGTTCCTGCGCGACGGCAGCGTCGTCGACGAGACCCTGCGCAGCCAGGCCGACTCCCTGCTCTCCGGGCAGGCGGCCGCTCAGTGA
- a CDS encoding protein kinase domain-containing protein, which yields MAPEPEGSGAGMAEGPEHWGAGGLVGDGRYRLTHRLGRGGMAEVFAAEDVRLGRTVAVKLLRPDLAEDPVSKARFTREAQSVAGLNHHAVVAVYDSGEDRVGPNVVPYIVMELVEGRTIRDLLISAEAPGPDQALIITSGVLEALAYSHQHGIVHRDIKPANVIITDTGAVKVMDFGIARALHGAQSTMTQTGMVMGTPQYLSPEQALGKAVDHRSDLYATGCLLYELLSLRPPFTGETPLSVVYQHVQDAPIPPSQLPEGGQIPQELDGLVMRSLAKDPDDRFQSAEEMRGLVQYALQMLHDQGANTGTWNTGPVTMALPHGRGPAQTTAMATPGQGQPPYGSHSNTSQFQQPMVPPLNPDDGSAYPGGGGNGHGGNGGYAPYDERPSGGGGWKLWLFAVLAVLAVAGGVAYAVNNFGGDKKDPGTSTSSPATSPSSSASSEQSSPTPEKSNSESAPPSSYTPGPSRSKSSTPSYSYSPSYTPSPTPTPTPTPTPTPTPTPTPTPTPKPTPPPVTKTPDPDGPEEGSE from the coding sequence ATGGCACCCGAACCCGAGGGAAGCGGCGCCGGGATGGCAGAGGGTCCTGAGCACTGGGGCGCGGGCGGCCTGGTGGGAGACGGCCGTTACCGGCTGACCCACCGTCTGGGCCGGGGCGGCATGGCCGAGGTCTTCGCCGCGGAGGACGTCCGGCTGGGCCGGACCGTCGCCGTCAAGCTGCTGCGCCCCGACCTGGCCGAGGACCCGGTGTCCAAGGCCCGTTTCACGCGCGAGGCGCAGTCGGTCGCCGGCCTCAACCACCATGCCGTGGTGGCCGTGTACGACTCGGGCGAGGACCGGGTCGGCCCGAACGTCGTCCCCTACATCGTCATGGAACTGGTCGAGGGCCGCACCATCCGCGACCTGCTGATCAGCGCCGAGGCCCCGGGCCCCGACCAGGCGCTGATCATCACCTCGGGTGTGCTCGAAGCGCTCGCCTACTCGCACCAGCACGGCATCGTGCACCGCGACATCAAGCCCGCCAACGTGATCATCACGGACACCGGCGCGGTCAAGGTGATGGACTTCGGCATCGCGCGCGCCCTGCACGGCGCGCAGTCGACGATGACCCAGACCGGCATGGTCATGGGCACGCCGCAGTACCTCTCGCCCGAGCAGGCCCTCGGCAAGGCCGTGGACCACCGCTCCGACCTGTACGCGACGGGCTGCCTGCTCTACGAACTCCTCTCGCTGCGTCCCCCCTTCACCGGGGAGACCCCGCTGTCGGTGGTCTACCAGCACGTGCAGGACGCGCCGATCCCGCCCTCGCAGCTGCCGGAGGGCGGCCAGATCCCGCAGGAGCTCGACGGGCTCGTCATGCGGTCCCTCGCCAAGGACCCGGACGACCGGTTCCAGAGCGCCGAGGAGATGCGCGGGCTGGTCCAGTACGCCCTGCAGATGCTGCACGACCAGGGGGCCAACACCGGCACCTGGAACACCGGCCCGGTCACCATGGCGCTGCCGCACGGGCGCGGCCCGGCGCAGACCACGGCCATGGCGACGCCCGGCCAGGGCCAGCCGCCGTACGGCTCGCACTCCAACACCTCGCAGTTCCAGCAGCCGATGGTGCCGCCGCTGAACCCGGACGACGGCTCCGCCTACCCGGGCGGTGGCGGCAACGGCCACGGCGGGAACGGCGGGTACGCCCCGTACGACGAGCGCCCCTCCGGCGGCGGTGGCTGGAAGCTGTGGCTGTTCGCGGTGCTCGCCGTCCTCGCGGTCGCGGGCGGCGTGGCGTACGCGGTCAACAACTTCGGCGGCGACAAGAAGGATCCCGGTACGAGCACGAGCTCGCCGGCGACTTCCCCGTCCTCCTCGGCGAGCTCGGAGCAGAGCAGCCCGACGCCGGAGAAGTCGAACTCCGAGTCGGCGCCGCCGAGCTCGTACACGCCCGGTCCGAGCCGCAGCAAGTCCTCGACGCCGAGCTACTCGTACTCGCCGTCGTACACCCCGTCGCCGACGCCCACGCCGACCCCGACGCCCACGCCGACGCCCACGCCGACGCCCACGCCGACGCCCACGCCGAAGCCGACGCCGCCCCCCGTGACGAAGACGCCTGACCCCGATGGGCCCGAGGAAGGCTCGGAATAG
- a CDS encoding NTP transferase domain-containing protein: MTYDAIVLAGGAAKRLGGADKPGLLVGGRPLLDRVLDACADARTTVVVAGRRPTARPVHWAREDPPGGGPLAALDAGLRHTTAPLVLVLSADLPFLDRDTVGSLLGALDAPGQQARDGALLRDPGGRDQPLVAAYRAEPLRREIALLATEHGSVNGLPLRALTAELDLTPVTAAAPLASFDCDTWDDLAAARARIREHGTVLEQWITAVKNELGIDVAVDTKTLLDLARDAAHGVARPAAPLTTFLVGYAAAHAEATGADPEQAVAEASRKAAELALRWAAEAPETTGPEATGPEATGSG; this comes from the coding sequence ATGACCTACGACGCCATCGTCCTGGCGGGCGGCGCCGCAAAACGCCTCGGCGGAGCCGACAAGCCCGGCCTCCTCGTAGGCGGCCGCCCCCTCCTCGACCGCGTCCTGGACGCCTGCGCGGACGCCCGCACCACCGTCGTCGTCGCCGGCCGCAGGCCCACCGCAAGGCCCGTGCACTGGGCCCGGGAGGACCCCCCCGGCGGCGGCCCCCTCGCCGCGCTGGACGCCGGGCTGCGGCACACCACCGCCCCGCTGGTCCTCGTACTCTCCGCCGATCTGCCGTTCCTGGACCGGGACACGGTCGGCTCCCTGCTCGGTGCCCTCGACGCGCCCGGACAGCAGGCCCGTGACGGAGCCCTGCTCCGGGATCCGGGCGGCCGCGACCAGCCCCTGGTCGCCGCGTACCGCGCCGAGCCCCTGCGCAGGGAAATCGCCCTGCTGGCCACCGAACACGGCTCGGTGAACGGCCTCCCCCTGCGCGCCCTCACCGCCGAACTCGACCTCACCCCGGTCACCGCGGCCGCCCCGCTCGCCTCCTTCGACTGCGACACCTGGGACGATCTCGCCGCCGCCCGCGCCCGAATCAGAGAGCATGGAACCGTGCTGGAGCAATGGATCACCGCCGTCAAGAACGAGCTGGGCATCGACGTCGCCGTCGACACCAAGACCCTGCTCGACCTCGCCCGTGACGCCGCGCACGGCGTCGCCCGGCCCGCCGCCCCGCTGACGACCTTCCTCGTCGGCTACGCGGCGGCCCACGCCGAAGCCACCGGCGCAGACCCCGAACAGGCCGTGGCCGAGGCCTCCCGCAAGGCCGCCGAACTGGCCCTGCGCTGGGCCGCGGAAGCCCCGGAGACCACCGGGCCCGAAGCGACCGGCCCCGAAGCGACCGGCTCCGGATGA
- a CDS encoding protein kinase domain-containing protein yields MSQDGTQGQYAGGSLAGGRYQLRDLLGEGGMASVYLAYDSALDRQVAIKTLHSELGREQSFRERFRREAQAVAKLSHTNIVSVFDTGEGVVSFANPAAADGSVMPYIVMEYVEGQPLGSVLDGDIRQYGAMPADKALKVTADVLAALESSHEMGLVHRDIKPGNVMMTRRGVVKVMDFGIARAMQSGVTSMTQTGMVVGTPQYLSPEQALGRAVDARSDLYSVGIMLFELLTGRVPFVADSALGMAYAHVQEEPVAPSTINRSVTPAMDALVARALKKNPNERFPTAAAMLDEVARVAGAGHAGAPVIVPGAHPTNSGAGFGSAVFPPVDSALQAPPHSVQQPYQAPHTPVPSAYAPTPPPGPQSGAYGYPQQHQQQPMHQQPQTPAPYAASASTPPPYTLSPQGGHGGTGAGGGTGRKKSNPLVIGAVVVALVAIGGLIAVLKMGGDDDKDKAGPSTPGSSVSASGSASAPAKAGHKGPDPSKTIKEEKCKEASKDDRDPAKVKAPDFRYIDQVSVKACIRAAGWKYDPKPKDEAIYGEGTVVQQQPEYGSSFDPTKDTITLWISTGDPE; encoded by the coding sequence ATGAGCCAGGACGGCACTCAGGGCCAGTACGCGGGCGGCTCTTTGGCCGGTGGCCGTTACCAGCTGAGGGACTTGCTCGGCGAGGGAGGCATGGCCTCCGTTTACCTCGCCTACGACTCGGCACTCGACCGCCAGGTCGCCATCAAGACCCTGCACAGCGAACTGGGACGCGAACAGTCCTTCCGCGAACGCTTCCGGCGCGAGGCGCAGGCTGTAGCGAAACTGTCGCACACCAATATCGTCTCGGTCTTCGACACCGGTGAGGGGGTCGTCTCCTTCGCGAACCCCGCGGCGGCCGACGGCTCGGTCATGCCCTACATCGTCATGGAGTACGTCGAGGGGCAGCCGCTCGGCTCCGTCCTCGACGGCGACATCAGGCAGTACGGGGCCATGCCGGCCGACAAGGCGCTGAAGGTGACGGCCGACGTGCTGGCCGCCCTGGAGAGCAGCCACGAGATGGGGCTGGTCCACCGCGACATCAAGCCGGGCAACGTCATGATGACGCGGCGCGGAGTGGTGAAGGTCATGGACTTCGGCATCGCGCGGGCCATGCAGTCGGGGGTCACCTCGATGACGCAGACCGGCATGGTCGTCGGCACCCCGCAGTACCTCTCCCCCGAGCAGGCGCTCGGGCGGGCCGTGGACGCCCGCTCCGACCTGTACTCGGTGGGCATCATGCTCTTCGAGCTGCTGACCGGGCGGGTCCCCTTCGTCGCCGACTCGGCCCTGGGCATGGCGTACGCGCACGTGCAGGAGGAGCCGGTCGCGCCCTCCACCATCAACCGCTCGGTCACCCCGGCGATGGACGCGCTGGTGGCGCGGGCCCTGAAGAAGAACCCGAACGAGCGTTTCCCCACCGCCGCCGCCATGCTCGACGAGGTCGCGCGGGTGGCGGGCGCCGGGCACGCCGGAGCCCCGGTCATCGTCCCGGGCGCGCACCCCACGAACAGCGGCGCCGGGTTCGGCTCGGCCGTGTTCCCGCCGGTGGACTCCGCCCTCCAGGCGCCGCCGCACTCGGTGCAGCAGCCTTACCAGGCACCGCACACCCCGGTGCCCTCCGCTTACGCGCCGACGCCGCCTCCGGGGCCGCAGTCGGGGGCGTACGGGTACCCGCAGCAGCACCAGCAGCAGCCGATGCACCAGCAGCCCCAGACCCCGGCTCCGTACGCGGCTTCGGCCTCGACCCCGCCTCCGTACACGCTCTCGCCGCAGGGCGGGCACGGCGGAACCGGTGCGGGCGGCGGGACCGGCCGGAAGAAGAGCAACCCGTTGGTGATCGGGGCCGTCGTGGTGGCGCTGGTCGCCATCGGCGGGCTGATCGCCGTACTGAAGATGGGCGGCGACGACGACAAGGACAAGGCCGGGCCGTCGACCCCCGGGTCCTCCGTTTCGGCGTCCGGTTCGGCCTCCGCTCCGGCGAAGGCCGGGCACAAGGGTCCGGACCCTTCGAAGACGATCAAGGAAGAGAAGTGCAAGGAGGCGTCGAAGGACGACCGCGACCCGGCCAAGGTGAAGGCACCGGACTTCCGGTACATCGACCAGGTCTCGGTGAAGGCGTGCATCCGGGCCGCGGGCTGGAAGTACGACCCCAAGCCCAAGGACGAGGCGATCTACGGCGAGGGGACCGTCGTCCAGCAGCAGCCGGAATACGGCTCGTCGTTCGACCCGACGAAGGACACCATCACCCTGTGGATCTCGACGGGCGACCCGGAATAG